A single Vigna radiata var. radiata cultivar VC1973A chromosome 8, Vradiata_ver6, whole genome shotgun sequence DNA region contains:
- the LOC106770719 gene encoding serine/threonine protein phosphatase 2A 57 kDa regulatory subunit B' beta isoform codes for MFNKIIKLAHKKCSKLEFPENGLQFYEVVVKHASRNAAPAPAPVTITAPAVAPANSDSQNPSPAVPPSNSTVIEPLRDVDESEHRALILQKIQGCCLLCDFSDTVDSVNERETKRQTLEELIETIHSGSFGFSENQEDLINMVSVNIFRCPPPSPHGTEYLEPEEEDRYLDPSWPHLQLVYDILLRYVVSPEIDVKTSKRYIDHVFVTKLIDLFDSEDMREREYLKNILHRIYGKYMGLRPFIRNAINDVFYRFVFETQRHSGISELLEIHASIINGFALPMKEEHRQFLIRTLIPLHKPKSISFYHEQLTHCVVQFVEKDNRLADPVIKGMLKYWPVSNSRKEVLFLGELELVLEAAQCTDSLRCIASLFRQIGRCLSSSQFQVAERAFFLWSNEYFVSLVAQNRNVILPVIFEALENNMKGHWSRVVQGLTANVRKMFLEMDTELFEVCQRQYIEKEAKTIELEEKRELTWEKLEAEAAQALREDIVN; via the exons ATGTTCAACAAGATCATAAAGCTCGCTCACAAGAAATGCTCCAAATTGGAATTCCCGGAAAACGGCCTTCAATTTTACGAAGTAGTCGTTAAACACGCATCTCGTAATGCCGCCCCCGCCCCTGCCCCCGTCACCATCACCGCCCCCGCCGTCGCTCCCGCCAATTCCGACTCTCAAAACCCTTCACCCGCTGTCCCGCCTTCCAATTCCACCGTAATCGAGCCACTACGAGACGTCGACGAATCGGAGCACCGAGCGCTGATCCTCCAAAAAATACAAGGGTGTTGCCTCTTGTGCGATTTCTCAGACACTGTCGATTCCGTTAACGAGAGGGAAACAAAGCGCCAGACACTCGAGGAACTCATTGAAACCATCCATTCCGGGTCCTTCGGATTCAGCGAAAATCAAGAAGACTTGATTAACATGGTGTCCGTTAACATCTTCCGTTGTCCCCCTCCATCACCTCACGGCACAGAATACCTGGAACCCGAAGAAGAAGACAGATATTTGGACCCGTCATGGCCGCACTTACAGCTCGTGTATGATATCCTCTTGCGTTACGTTGTCTCACCGGAGATTGATGTAAAGACTTCCAAGCGCTACATTGACCATGTCTTTGTGACGAAACTCATCGACTTGTTTGATTCCGAGGACATGCGAGAGCGCGAgtatttaaaaaacattcttCACCGCATTTATGGCAAGTACATGGGGCTCAGGCCCTTCATTAGGAATGCCATCAACGACGTCTTCTACCGTTTTGTATTTGAAACTCAGAGGCACAGTGGTATTTCCGAGTTGCTGGAGATCCATGCTAGTATTATCAATGGGTTTGCTTTGCCAATGAAAGAGGAACATAGACAGTTTCTAATTCGGACTCTTATTCCACTTCACAAGCCCAAATCTATTTCCTTTTATCATGAACAACTGACTCATTGCGTGGTTCAGTTTGTTGAGAAAGACAACAGGCTGGCTGATCCTGTGATCAAGGGGATGCTAAAGTACTGGCCAGTCTCGAATTCCCGGAAGGAAGTTCTTTTCCTTGGAGAACTAGAACTGGTTCTTGAGGCAGCTCAATGTACTGACTCTCTACGGTGTATTGCCTCTCTTTTCAGACAGATCGGGCGCTGCCTTAGCAGCTCTCAGTTTCAG GTTGCCGAGCGAGCATTTTTCTTGTGGAGCAATGAGTACTTTGTGAGTTTAGTGGCCCAGAATCGAAATGTTATATTGCCAGTAATCTTCGAAGCTTTGGAAAATAACATGAAAGGCCATTGGAGCCGAGTAGTGCAGGGGCTAACGGCCAATGTGAGGAAGATGTTTCTGGAAATGGATACCGAATTGTTTGAAGTGTGTCAAAGACAATACATAGAGAAAGAAGCCAAGACTATAGAGTTGGAAGAGAAGAGGGAGTTAACTTGGGAGAAATTGGAAGCAGAGGCTGCACAAGCCTTGAGGGAAGACATTGTTAACTAA